The Trichomycterus rosablanca isolate fTriRos1 chromosome 15, fTriRos1.hap1, whole genome shotgun sequence genome contains a region encoding:
- the LOC134328684 gene encoding fibrinogen alpha chain has translation MCTDDEQDIKCPSGCRLQGLIDQAEDEVSEHLRKICEKTSQYKTGSSSTMLESARFYEAQRKIIIKTTMEENRFVEAAERLYRNLTLLWKKSSDLSRELQRHHSLITHQIHEIRRLEVDIDIKLRACKGSCKQTFVHLIDHKVYKAMEDKMARFHPTAIQQKPFELDKALKLQPIDKRPSSRVP, from the exons ATGTGTACTGATGATGAGCAA GACATAAAGTGCCCATCAGGCTGTCGACTGCAGGGTCTTATTGATCAGGCAGAGGATGAAGTTTCTGAGCACCTCAGAAAAATCTGTGAAAAGACATCTCAATACAAGACCGGATCTTCTTCCACAATGCTTGAAAGTGCAAGGTTCTACGAAGCACAACGGAAAATTATTATCAAAACAACTA TGGAGGAGAATCGATTTGTCGAGGCTGCTGAGAGACTTTACAGAAATCTCACACTGTTATGGAAAAAGTCCAGCGATCTTTCCAGAGAGCTACAAAGACATCACAGTCTAATCACACATCAGATTCATGAAATCCGAAGACTTGAG GTGGACATTGACATCAAGCTCCGTGCGTGCAAAGGATCATGCAAGCAAACCTTTGTCCACCTCATCGATCACAAGGTGTATAAAGCAATGGAGGACAAAATGGCTCGATTTCACCCAACTGCCATTCAGCAAAAGCCATTTGAGCTGGACAAAGCACTCAAACTGCAGCCAATAGATAAACGTCCTTCATCTAGAGTACCGTAA